One Sulfurimonas sp. HSL-3221 genomic window, TGTCAAATTTGATCATCTCGCGCATAACGACCCAGAGGCCGACGAAGAGCTCACCGCTGAGCCCGCGTTTGACCACCTGTTTGAACCGGTCCCATCCTGTCTCCGGATAGTCCTCGATATCGACCTTGAAGTAGTGCTGCTGCACGTTTCTGTCAGTAAATTGTTCCAGACTCATCACGACCCCTTAAAACATCATCACAATGCCGGTGACGACGACATTGATAACCGCGAGCGGCATCAGCACTTTCCAGCAGAGCCACATCAGTTGGTCCGGACGGACATCCGGCCATGCCGCACGCGTCCAGAGGAAAAAGAAGAAGAAGAACGCCACTTTGAGCAGCAGCCCCAGCGCGCCCATCACCGTACCGTCGCCGTAGCCACCGAGGAAGACGATCGCCATGACGAAGGAGATGAAGAACATGTTCGCATACTCCCCGATAAAGAAGAGGCCCCAGCGCATCCCCGAATACTCCGTACCGAAACCGTCGATGATCTCGTGGTCGTTGGCAACGAGGTGGAACGGTGTCCGTCCCGTCTCGGCGAAGGCCGCGATCCAGAAGAGGATAAAGGAGATGAAGCCCATCGGGTGCGCGAAGGCCATCCAGCCGTTTGCGGCCTGGTACTCGTTAAAGTCCAGCAAGGAGAGCGACCCGATGATCATCAGCGGCACGAGCAGCGCCAGACCGGTGACCACCTCGTAGGAGATGAAGATCGCCGCGCCGCGCGCCGCGGAAATGAGCGACCATTTGTTGTTCGACGCCATACCGCCGAGCAGCGGGCCGTAAAGACCGATCGCCATCACACCCAGGATATAGAGGATCCCGATGTTAACGTCGGCGATGATCGGGTGAACCGTGTAGCCGAAGAGCGTGAATTCCGGCAGGAACGGGATCGCCGCCGCCGCCATGAATGCCGTTGCCGCCGTGATGACCGGCGCGATCTTGAAGATCGGTCCGACGACGCCCGACGGAACGATATCCTCTTTGGTAAAGAGCTTGATCCCGTCGGCCGCGATCTGCAACAGACCGTACGGTCCGACGTGCATCGGTCCCAGACGGCGTTGCATAAATGCGAGCACTTTACGTTCGAAATAGGTTCCGAAGCCGGCCAGTGCCGAGAAGACCAGCAGTACCACGACGATCTTGACGAGCGTCTCGATAATGAATGCTGTATCCATTTACCCCTCCTTATGAATGGATGCTGTCGCAAAGCGGTATGCGCTGAACAGCTCCTCTGTTTTGATGTTTGGATCGAAGGTCGTGACGCACATGACACTGCCGTCGATCTTGTTGTCCTCGACGACGTTCAGGTTCAGTTCGCCCGATGCCGTTGTGACGCGGACGGTGTCGCCTGCCGCCAGTCCCGTCGCTTCAAGCTGCGCCGGCGAGAGGTAGATACCGCTCTCTTCGTTCAGCTGGTGCGGCTTCATCGTAAACGCCGTGAACTGGCGTACCGGGTTGGCCGCGTAGATGACGTTTTCGCCCTCAAGGGCGAGCGCCTCGTCGATCTTCAGGGCAGAGGCATCGCCGGCGGCAACGGCGACGTTGTTCAGCGCGTAGCCGCGGACTTCCGTGCCGTCGTTGTCGAAACGGTTCGGCAGGCTGTCGAACTCGCGCGCTTCGAATCCGGCAGTGGCCGGTAGCTGCGCCGTGTAGTCGATCGTATAGCGCGCATTGAGGCCGAGGGCGTTGGCGATGTCGTTAAGCACGTACCCGCCGTACGGCAGCGCCGCATTGGTCGGGTTGACGCGCTTCTCGATTCCGGTCAGCGTTCCCTCCTGCTGGTTCATCGCCGGCATGTCGAGGTCGCCTCCTCCCAACGCGCTGAGGACGAAGTCGCCCGCCGTGTTGTAACCGATGCTGTAATCGCCCGCTTCCGCGTCCAGGTCGCAGATGAGTGCGACGCCCAGCGTATTGGAGAGCGGTGGGATCATCGTGAGGCTGAAGTCCGTAAACTTCTCGACGAGGGCCAGCAGGCGCGCCAGGTTCTTCGCGTTCGGGTGCGTATAGAGGTCCGGACCCGCGATGAGCGCGAAGGCGTCTTTTTTCTTCAGGTTTTTATCCAGGAAGTCTTCCCACGCTTTCGTGTCGATATCGAGCAGGTCGAGCAGGCGGTTCTCGTCGACTTCGACCTCTTTGGAAACTTTCTTCGGCACCATGGTCGTCTTCTCTTCTTCGACCTCTTCCTCTTCGCCCGTCTCCTCGTTGACTTTCTTGACCATCACTTTCTCAACGACCTTCTCTTTGATCGTCTCTTCGACCGTGATCGTTTTGAGCGTATGGAAAGAAGCGAGGTACTCCGTAACGTCGGCAGGCATTGTCTCTTTGTCCCCGAAGAGATCGAGGATCAGGTAGAGCGCCGCCTCTTCGCGCAGCGGTTTGTGGTAGACAGGGAAGACCCCCTTGCCGATCCCTTCGATGACCGGGTCGGCGAGCGGGTGGAAGTAGAGACCTGCACCCTTGTTCATCTTGATGGCGTTGTTGAAAGCGTAGCGGGCGTTCGGGTTGTCCGATTTGAGGGCCGTACCGACGGAGACGACGAAGTTCGCGTCGTGCGCCAGCTTCAGGTCGCCGCCGTAGAGCTGCTGACCGCTGACGTCGGCGTAGTCATCGAGGAAGGCTTTGAAGGTGCGCGCCTCTTCATTTATCAGACGGTACCCTTTACGCTCCTTGAGCTTCTGCAGGATGAGCGCCTCTTCGTTGCTGATCGTGCTGGTGAAGCGGATCGTGTCCGCTTTCTCGAAGGCCGCAAGCGCCGCGCCGAAGGCCGCTTCGTCTTTTTCGACACCGCGGTTTTCGAAGTCGTAGCCGTAGCGTCCGGCGCCGCAGAGGGAGACATAGTTCCACTCGTTGCTCGTACGGTAGATCTTCTCCTCATTGCTCGCGACGGAAGTGTGCTTCACTTCGTAATTGAGCTGGCAGCCTGCCGAACAGTGCGAACAGGTCGCCGGGATCTTCTGCTGCTCCCATGCGTTGGTTGTATAGACGAAGTCCGTATCGACGAGGGCGCCGACCGGACAGACCGCCGCACACTCGCCACAGGAGGTACAGTCAAGCATCTCTTCGCCGGAGGTGAGGCCGATGATCGATTTGTTGAGCTTGTTCCACATAGAGTAGGCATCTTTCGGCATGCTCTCTTTGAACGCCGCATCGATCCCCTCGCCGCCGCGCGGGACGGTCTTGAGGCTGTTGTCGCCGATCATATCCTTACAGACGGTGACACAGCGCTCGCAGACGATACAGAGGCCCGGATCGTAGTGGAGGTGGCCCCAGTCTTTGATGGGACGTTCGACGTCGGCGATGGTGTAGCTTTGCGAATCGACGCCCATTTCCAGGGTGTAGTTCTGCAGCTCGCACTCGCCGGACTGGTCGCAGACCCCGCACTGCAGCGGGTGGTTGACGTCGTAGACCTCCATGATAGAACGGCGTTCCGTTTCGATGTTGTCGGTCGTCGTCGTAATGTCCATTCCGTCTTTGGTCTTGGCGTTACAGGCGTAGACCTGCTTGCCATCGGCCTCTACCAGACAGATCCGGCATGCCAGGGTCGGGCTGCAGCGCGTCAGGTAACAGATGGCAGGGATGAAAATACCGTTGGCCCGGGCGGCATTGAGGATATATTCGCCCTCTTCGCACTCAATCGGCCGCCCGTCGATGGTGATAGTGATTTTACTCATCATTGCTCGCTTTCATAATATTGACTTTCTCAAACCTGTAGGCCCCCGGGTCCACGGAGAGACCGCGATCGAAGGTCGGTTCAAGGGCAATCGTCCCCTTCAGGCTGGAATCGATGACAAAACGGCGTTCGCGGGCCGCGTCACCGCTGCCGATCACGACAAGGTCGCCGTCTTTAAGACGTGCCGCAACCGCAAACTGTTCGCTGCCGCGCAGCTCCGACGTTTTCTCCAGCTGCGCCGTACGCGCCGTAAACTGGTTGAACTGCAGGACCGGGTTGCAGGCGTAAACGACTGTCCCGTTGAACTCCGGAAGGTCCTCGACCTCGTCGCACTGCTGCGCCGCCGGTTTCTTGACCTTCTCCAAACGGTACCCGCGCGTGTCCTCGCCCAGTGGAGAGTAGAAGTTCTCCAGGGCATCGAAGGCAACCCGCTTGAACCCTTTTTCCGCCGGGAGTTCCGGCGTGAAATCGATGGTGTAGCGTTTGCCGACACCCAGGGCATTGGCCAGGTCGTTGAGCACGTAGCCGTCGAATCCGACCGCGACGTTCATCGGCAGGAGCTGACGGTCGAGGTTGACCACCGTTCCCTCCTGCTGATTCATCGCCGCCACCGTCAGATCCGCATCGCTATCCGCCCCGATCACAAAGTCGCCGGCCGCGTTGTAACCGACCACACCGCCGTTGCTGCCGCTGTCCGCATCAAGCTCACACACCAGCGAGGCCCCGACGCTGTTGACCTCCGCCGCCGCGACGACGACTCTGTAGCCGCCGAAACGCGCCAGCAGTCCGGCCAGTTTCGCGATGTTTTCCGCACGCGGATGGGCGAAGAGGTCGCTGCCCAGGACAAGGGTTTTCGCCTTGGCACGCTTGAACTGCTTGCCGATCAGGGCCAGCTCCTCTTCGCCGACGTTGCTCTCGGCGCTGAGGTAGCCGTCATCGAGCGCCGCGAGGAAGGCCTCGGTCGTCTTGTTCGTTTCGGCATCCGCGAGCAGCGCCTGCGCCAGCAGCGCCATGACACCCTCTTCAGTTCCGACTTCGTACTTGATGAACTGCGTCACGATGTTCTGCATCAATGCATCCTCGAGCGGATGCATGTAGACGATTTTCGCCCCGCGGTGGCGGGCCGCCGTCGTCATCGCGTAGCGCAGCGCCGGGTTGTCGGTCCCGATGCGGCTGCCCAGCACGATAATGCCGTCGCTGGCTTTGAGGTCAGCCATTGTAGCGAGTTCCGCTTTGCCATCCGCCGTCGAACCGAAGGCGTCGACAAAGGCGCCGTAGCGGCGCGCATCCTCGTTATAGAGCTTGAGGCCCGTCTTCTCCTTGATCCGCTGAAGGATCAGCGCCTCTTCGTTGGTGATGATCGAGGAGAAGCGGATCGCTTCGGCGCCTTTGATGGCCTCAAGGGCCGCCACGAACGCCTTGCCCTCTTTTTCGCCTTTGACATCGAAGTCGAAGCCAAAACGGCCCGCCCCGCACAGGGAGGCGAATTCGAAGTTGTTCGTAACGCGGAAGATCCGTTCTTCGCCCGGCTTGGCGGCGCCGGAGGTCTTCACTTCGTATTCCAGGGCGCAGCCTGCGGAACAGTGGGCACAGGTAGAGGGGATACGTTCCAGTTCCCAGGCGTTGGCCTTGTACTGGAAATCCGCACTCACCAGCGCGCCGACCGGACAGACGGCGATACACTCGCCGCAGAAGGTACAGTCGAGCTGCTCGCTGTTTTTCGGGATGATCGTCGATTTGTAGCCGCCGAACTTGAGTTCGATGGCATCGTCGCCGATCACTTCGTTACAGACGTGCGTACACTTCTCGCACATGATACAGAGGTTCGGATCGTAGTTGACCAATCCCCAGTGCTCGATCTTGCGCGACTGCTCCTTCGCCGTAAAGTTCTGGGAGCCGACGTTGAACTCCAGCGTCTTGTTCTGCAGGTCGCACGCACCCGATTTATCGCAGACCCCGCACTCCAGCGGGTGGTTGACGTCGTAGAGGCGCATGATGTTCGTACGCTCTTCGTGCAGGACATTGTTGTTAGTAATGACGGCCAGCCCCTCTGTCGGAGGTGTCTGGCAGCTCAGGACCATCCCGTCGACGCCCTCGGCTTCCACGACGCACAGTCGGCACGACGCCGCCGGGTTCGTTTTTTCCAGGTAACACATCGTCGGGATATAGATCCCCTCGCGGCGGGCGACTTTGAGGATCGTCTCGCCCTTTTTCGCACGGACTTTGCGGCCGTCAATGGTAAAGTTGATCATTTCACTCATCCGGCCTCCTTAGTTCGCGACCATCGCGATATAGTAGCAGCGCATACAGCGTTCAGCTTCGCTGATCGCCTGCTCCTGCGTGAAGCCGAAGTTGACTTCCATGTTGTTGACCTTGCGGATATCGACGTCGACGACCTCGCTGTGCTGGCGCGGCAGGCCCGGCAGCCAGCCGGTGACCTTTTCGTTCTTGTCATAGACCCGCATCTTGCGCAGCTGGTCTTCCATCACCTCTTCGTCGGTCAGGGTGATCTCGCCGTTCTGGACGTAGCGGGCGATGACGGAAGCGGCGCGCTTCGCCTGCCCTACGGCGTTGACGATCGTCATCGGGCCGTATTCGCAGTCGCCCGACGCAAAGATCCCTTTGCGCGAGGTCATGTAGTCCTTGCCGTTGGTCTTGATCGTCGCCCAGGAGGTCATCTCGATCTCCCACTCCTCCGGGAGCAGGTCGAGGTCGGCGCTTTGGGAAACCGCCGGGATCAGGTAGTCGCACTCCATATCGAAAGAGGCGCCTTCGATCTTGACGAGCTGCGGACGGCCGCCATCGGGGTCGGGGACCAGTTCGAATTTGTCGACGACAAGGGATTTGAGGACATCGTTTTCATCCACGATCGCATTGACCGCGGAGTGGAAGATGAACTCGACACCCTCTTCGACCGCTTCGTGGTACTCCTCGTAGGTCGTATTGCGGATGATCGTCTTCTCATCGCGGCGGTAGAGCATGACGACACGCTTCGCGCCGGCGCGGATGGAGCAGCGGACGACGTCCATCGAGGTAAAGCCGCCCCCGACACAGACGACGGTTTTACCCGTCAGGTCGACGTAGTCGCTGTCGATGGCGTACTCTTTTTTCTGCTCCTCGGTGAGGGTGATCCCGAACTTGACATAGAGGTTCACACGGTCGAGGAAGTCGATCGCTCCCCAGTAGCCGGTGATCTCCGGGCGCTCGTTGTCACAGCGCACCTTCTTGGAGATCCGTGTGCCCGTCGCGACCATCACCGCATCGTATTCCTCTTCGAACCCGCGCATCATCTCCGCGCTGACGCGGCTGTTGGTGATGAAGTTGACGCCGAGGTCCTTGACAGCCTCGATATCCTTCTCGTACTTGTCCCACGGCATACGGTACTCCGGGACGCCGACGGTGACTTCGCCGCCGAGAACCGGCAGCTCTTCGTAGACATCGCAGTGCACCCCTTCGAGGGCCAGGTAGTATGCCGTCGTGAGACCCGCCGGGCCCGCACCGATAACGGCGACTCTCTTGCCCGTCGATGGCTTCTGCTCTGAAGGGTGGAAGAAGCCGAAACCGTGGTCCGTCTCGTAATCGGCGCCGAGGCGCTTGAGCTCCATGATCGCAATCGGTTCGTCCAGGTTCGTGCGACGACATTCGTCTTCGCACGGGTGCGGACAGACGCGGCCGCAGGTGTGCGCCAGCGGCATCGTCTGGCGCGTGGCCATCAGGGAGTCGTCGAAGCGGAGGTCGCGGACGCCCTCGATGTAGGCCGGGATGTCGACGTGCGCCGGACAGGCGTCCGTACACGGCGCCGTGATCTTGGCGATGTAGCCGACTTCCTCATTGTAGTGCTTGGAAGGCTTCTGCCCGTCGATGCACGCCAGGAAGTCCGCTTCGAAATGCGTCATCAGGTCCAGCAGCGGGTTCGGCACGGTTTTGCCGATCTCGCATTTGGAAGTGAGCTGCATATTGCGCGCAACCTCTTTGAGGTGATCCATGTCACTAAGCGCACCTTCGCCCCGGGCAATTTTGTCCAGCAGGTCGTACAGGATCCGTCCGCCCCAGCGTCCGGGGGCACAGCGCCCGCACGCCTCGGAGTAGACCTGGTACTGCGCGGCGTACTCGGTCGCCAGGCGTACAACATCCACTTCGGGATCGTACAGCGCCACGCCGTCCCAGCCGATAAAGGCCTTGGCATCGCTGTGCTCGTTGTACTGCATCGGCAGCTTGTACGCACTCTCTTCCCACGCCGCTTCGGATTTGCCGATATTATTGATCTGCTCCGATTTCCACGTGGAGAAATAGACTTTACTCAACTCTTCTTCCTCTTATTTACGGACAACCAGGGTCCAGTCGACTTCGTTGAACTTCAACGAATTGAGCAGTTCGTAGCCCTGCTCTTTCATCAGGTCGGCACTGCGCTGTACCGGCGAGAAGTCACCCACTTCGAACAGGAAGATGATCACTTCGCCCGCAGGAGCCGTTTGCATGATCTCCATCATGCGGCCATCAAACTCATTATGCAGATGTCTAAGGTCGTAACGTAACATTCATGCGCTCCTTATTAACGGTCGACTTCGCCGAAGACGATATTGGTCGTTCCGATGATGGAGACGACGTCCGGGATGTAGTGGCCCGGGAGAAGATCGGTGAGGATCCCCGTGTGCCAGAACGACGGCGCGCGCAGTTTCAGGCGGTACGGGTATGCACCGCCCTGGCTGTTGATGAAGTAGCCCAGCTCTCCCTTCGGAGACTCGGTCGGGACATACACCTCGCCGACCGGCGGGCGCATCCCCTGCGTGACGAGGACGAAGTGCTGCATCAGCGCGTAGTTCTGCGTCATGATGTCGAGCTTCGGCGCGGAGATGTACTGCGGCGCATGGGCCATCAGTTCGGTCTGGTTATTCTTGACCGTCTCCTCGTACATGTCGATCGTCTGGTAGAGGATCTTCGCGGATTCGCGCATCTCGGCCATGTAGATCTTATAACGCGCGTAGTTGTCGCCCTTGTCGGACCACGGGACGTTGAACTCGACTTCGTCGTAGAGTTCGTACGGCTCCTCT contains:
- a CDS encoding NADH-quinone oxidoreductase subunit G, translating into MSKITITIDGRPIECEEGEYILNAARANGIFIPAICYLTRCSPTLACRICLVEADGKQVYACNAKTKDGMDITTTTDNIETERRSIMEVYDVNHPLQCGVCDQSGECELQNYTLEMGVDSQSYTIADVERPIKDWGHLHYDPGLCIVCERCVTVCKDMIGDNSLKTVPRGGEGIDAAFKESMPKDAYSMWNKLNKSIIGLTSGEEMLDCTSCGECAAVCPVGALVDTDFVYTTNAWEQQKIPATCSHCSAGCQLNYEVKHTSVASNEEKIYRTSNEWNYVSLCGAGRYGYDFENRGVEKDEAAFGAALAAFEKADTIRFTSTISNEEALILQKLKERKGYRLINEEARTFKAFLDDYADVSGQQLYGGDLKLAHDANFVVSVGTALKSDNPNARYAFNNAIKMNKGAGLYFHPLADPVIEGIGKGVFPVYHKPLREEAALYLILDLFGDKETMPADVTEYLASFHTLKTITVEETIKEKVVEKVMVKKVNEETGEEEEVEEEKTTMVPKKVSKEVEVDENRLLDLLDIDTKAWEDFLDKNLKKKDAFALIAGPDLYTHPNAKNLARLLALVEKFTDFSLTMIPPLSNTLGVALICDLDAEAGDYSIGYNTAGDFVLSALGGGDLDMPAMNQQEGTLTGIEKRVNPTNAALPYGGYVLNDIANALGLNARYTIDYTAQLPATAGFEAREFDSLPNRFDNDGTEVRGYALNNVAVAAGDASALKIDEALALEGENVIYAANPVRQFTAFTMKPHQLNEESGIYLSPAQLEATGLAAGDTVRVTTASGELNLNVVEDNKIDGSVMCVTTFDPNIKTEELFSAYRFATASIHKEG
- a CDS encoding FAD-dependent oxidoreductase, whose translation is MSKVYFSTWKSEQINNIGKSEAAWEESAYKLPMQYNEHSDAKAFIGWDGVALYDPEVDVVRLATEYAAQYQVYSEACGRCAPGRWGGRILYDLLDKIARGEGALSDMDHLKEVARNMQLTSKCEIGKTVPNPLLDLMTHFEADFLACIDGQKPSKHYNEEVGYIAKITAPCTDACPAHVDIPAYIEGVRDLRFDDSLMATRQTMPLAHTCGRVCPHPCEDECRRTNLDEPIAIMELKRLGADYETDHGFGFFHPSEQKPSTGKRVAVIGAGPAGLTTAYYLALEGVHCDVYEELPVLGGEVTVGVPEYRMPWDKYEKDIEAVKDLGVNFITNSRVSAEMMRGFEEEYDAVMVATGTRISKKVRCDNERPEITGYWGAIDFLDRVNLYVKFGITLTEEQKKEYAIDSDYVDLTGKTVVCVGGGFTSMDVVRCSIRAGAKRVVMLYRRDEKTIIRNTTYEEYHEAVEEGVEFIFHSAVNAIVDENDVLKSLVVDKFELVPDPDGGRPQLVKIEGASFDMECDYLIPAVSQSADLDLLPEEWEIEMTSWATIKTNGKDYMTSRKGIFASGDCEYGPMTIVNAVGQAKRAASVIARYVQNGEITLTDEEVMEDQLRKMRVYDKNEKVTGWLPGLPRQHSEVVDVDIRKVNNMEVNFGFTQEQAISEAERCMRCYYIAMVAN
- the nuoH gene encoding NADH-quinone oxidoreductase subunit NuoH — encoded protein: MDTAFIIETLVKIVVVLLVFSALAGFGTYFERKVLAFMQRRLGPMHVGPYGLLQIAADGIKLFTKEDIVPSGVVGPIFKIAPVITAATAFMAAAAIPFLPEFTLFGYTVHPIIADVNIGILYILGVMAIGLYGPLLGGMASNNKWSLISAARGAAIFISYEVVTGLALLVPLMIIGSLSLLDFNEYQAANGWMAFAHPMGFISFILFWIAAFAETGRTPFHLVANDHEIIDGFGTEYSGMRWGLFFIGEYANMFFISFVMAIVFLGGYGDGTVMGALGLLLKVAFFFFFFLWTRAAWPDVRPDQLMWLCWKVLMPLAVINVVVTGIVMMF
- a CDS encoding NADH-ubiquinone oxidoreductase subunit E family protein, which produces MLRYDLRHLHNEFDGRMMEIMQTAPAGEVIIFLFEVGDFSPVQRSADLMKEQGYELLNSLKFNEVDWTLVVRK
- a CDS encoding 2Fe-2S iron-sulfur cluster-binding protein, coding for MSEMINFTIDGRKVRAKKGETILKVARREGIYIPTMCYLEKTNPAASCRLCVVEAEGVDGMVLSCQTPPTEGLAVITNNNVLHEERTNIMRLYDVNHPLECGVCDKSGACDLQNKTLEFNVGSQNFTAKEQSRKIEHWGLVNYDPNLCIMCEKCTHVCNEVIGDDAIELKFGGYKSTIIPKNSEQLDCTFCGECIAVCPVGALVSADFQYKANAWELERIPSTCAHCSAGCALEYEVKTSGAAKPGEERIFRVTNNFEFASLCGAGRFGFDFDVKGEKEGKAFVAALEAIKGAEAIRFSSIITNEEALILQRIKEKTGLKLYNEDARRYGAFVDAFGSTADGKAELATMADLKASDGIIVLGSRIGTDNPALRYAMTTAARHRGAKIVYMHPLEDALMQNIVTQFIKYEVGTEEGVMALLAQALLADAETNKTTEAFLAALDDGYLSAESNVGEEELALIGKQFKRAKAKTLVLGSDLFAHPRAENIAKLAGLLARFGGYRVVVAAAEVNSVGASLVCELDADSGSNGGVVGYNAAGDFVIGADSDADLTVAAMNQQEGTVVNLDRQLLPMNVAVGFDGYVLNDLANALGVGKRYTIDFTPELPAEKGFKRVAFDALENFYSPLGEDTRGYRLEKVKKPAAQQCDEVEDLPEFNGTVVYACNPVLQFNQFTARTAQLEKTSELRGSEQFAVAARLKDGDLVVIGSGDAARERRFVIDSSLKGTIALEPTFDRGLSVDPGAYRFEKVNIMKASNDE